One window from the genome of Pantoea vagans encodes:
- a CDS encoding SDR family NAD(P)-dependent oxidoreductase — protein sequence MLLENKVAIITGAASKRGIGRATAACFAQHGARVVVLDLDLQAAQASALSCGDGHLGLATDVTDPLSVHRAIDQVLEHYGRIDVLVNNAGITQPVKTLEIGIEDYNRILDVNLRGTLLMSQAVIPTMQRQKSGSIVCLSSVSAQRGGGIFGGPHYSAAKAGVLGLTKAMAREFGPDQIRINALTPGLIQTDITGGLLQDERRHAILDGIPLGRLGTASDVANAALFLASDLSGYLTGITLDVNGGMLIH from the coding sequence ATGTTACTTGAAAATAAAGTTGCGATTATCACCGGTGCCGCATCTAAGCGCGGCATTGGACGAGCCACAGCGGCCTGCTTTGCTCAGCATGGCGCGCGCGTGGTGGTGCTTGATTTAGACCTGCAGGCAGCTCAGGCCAGCGCGCTGTCGTGTGGCGACGGTCATCTTGGCCTGGCCACCGATGTGACCGATCCGCTTTCTGTTCATCGTGCTATCGATCAGGTACTTGAGCACTACGGCCGTATTGACGTGCTGGTCAACAATGCCGGGATCACTCAGCCGGTTAAAACACTGGAAATTGGCATCGAAGATTACAACCGCATTCTTGATGTCAATCTGCGCGGTACGCTGCTGATGTCTCAGGCGGTTATCCCGACGATGCAGCGGCAAAAAAGCGGCAGCATTGTCTGTCTGTCATCCGTATCAGCTCAGCGTGGCGGCGGCATTTTCGGCGGTCCGCACTACAGTGCGGCGAAAGCAGGCGTGCTTGGCCTGACAAAAGCCATGGCGCGCGAATTCGGCCCGGACCAGATTCGTATCAATGCCCTGACGCCCGGTCTTATCCAGACCGATATCACCGGTGGCCTGTTACAGGATGAACGCCGCCATGCCATTCTCGACGGCATACCTCTTGGCCGCCTGGGAACCGCCAGCGACGTCGCAAACGCGGCGCTGTTCCTCGCCAGCGATCTCTCCGGTTATCTCACCGGCATCACGCTGGATGTCAACGGCGGCATGCTGATCCATTAA
- a CDS encoding LysR substrate-binding domain-containing protein — protein sequence MEKQSEHLPSIKSLRVFEQVAHFGNVARAAEELSITPSAASHQLAKLERELGCILFNRSAKGVTLTLSGEHYLREIGPILLCLAQATARIRNEKARSNLRIHCAPSFGLLWLLPRIHKFRDSYPEFQLTLSCSYENLSFSRDNIDIAIRHGFPDWNAFEIKTIRHEKMSVLASPDYLKQHPVSQAADLIHHALILSESPLIQWPQWFAAQQLPQPDKEWLFRFDRSYMSLEAAMLGHGLIFESELLAEDYLRSGKLIRVLTERESLPVSAHHLVFPRGFAQFPRVAHFLSWIQEELRTLI from the coding sequence ATGGAAAAGCAGTCGGAGCACTTACCTTCAATTAAATCACTGCGGGTTTTTGAGCAGGTGGCCCATTTTGGTAATGTCGCGCGGGCGGCTGAGGAATTAAGTATTACTCCTTCGGCAGCCAGTCATCAGCTGGCCAAACTGGAGCGGGAACTGGGCTGTATTCTGTTTAATCGTTCGGCAAAAGGCGTAACGCTCACGCTGTCGGGGGAACATTACCTCAGGGAGATTGGCCCGATACTGCTGTGCCTGGCGCAGGCCACGGCGCGCATCAGAAACGAGAAAGCACGCAGTAACCTCAGGATCCACTGCGCACCCAGCTTCGGTCTGCTCTGGCTGTTGCCGCGTATCCATAAATTTCGCGACAGCTATCCAGAGTTTCAGCTTACGCTCTCCTGCTCTTATGAAAATCTCTCTTTCAGCCGCGACAATATTGATATAGCAATACGTCACGGCTTCCCGGACTGGAACGCATTTGAGATTAAAACCATCCGCCATGAAAAAATGTCGGTGCTGGCCTCGCCAGACTATCTGAAACAGCATCCTGTCAGTCAGGCCGCAGATTTAATCCATCACGCGCTGATATTATCGGAGTCACCGCTTATTCAATGGCCGCAGTGGTTTGCGGCGCAGCAATTACCTCAGCCGGATAAAGAGTGGTTATTTCGTTTTGACCGCTCTTATATGAGTCTTGAAGCGGCAATGTTAGGCCACGGTCTTATTTTTGAAAGCGAATTGCTGGCGGAGGATTATCTTCGCAGCGGGAAACTGATCAGGGTATTGACTGAACGGGAGAGCCTGCCCGTCAGCGCGCACCATCTGGTCTTTCCGCGTGGATTTGCCCAGTTCCCCCGTGTTGCACATTTCCTGAGCTGGATACAGGAAGAACTCAGAACGTTAATATGA
- a CDS encoding sugar porter family MFS transporter produces MSTNTPDAGEAGDHAPADTVRQRIFLVVLVATMGALAFGYDTGIISGALPYMTSPPDQGGLGLNSFTEGLVASSLVFGAAIGSFLSGFFSDRFGRRITLRTLAVIFVLGSLGTALAPSVNVMVAMRFLLGIAVGGGSSTVPVFIAEIAGPRLRAPLVSRNELMIVTGQLIAYVASTLLSYLLHDEHLWRYMLAIAMVPGFLLFIGTFFVPASPHWLVAEGRLKEAKKILKYLRETPREVRHEMAQMKKQARAAERGPDAKTLIREKWVIRLMIIGVGLGFVAQFTGVNGFMYYTPIILKQTGLGTSASIAATIGNGVVSVVAAIVGIWAVSRFPRRAMLITGLCLVVASQIMLGSVMTFIAPSLMQSYLALGCILLFLFCMQMCISPVYWLMMSELFPMQLRGVLTGSAVSLQWIFNAVVAFGFPPIMEYAGSTTFFIFAAINVGSLIFVMAMVPETRGKSLEEIESHMKEKFGEKPKEAEAC; encoded by the coding sequence ATGAGTACAAATACACCAGACGCTGGGGAAGCGGGCGATCACGCGCCTGCGGATACGGTACGCCAGCGCATTTTTTTAGTGGTGCTGGTTGCCACTATGGGCGCGCTGGCTTTTGGCTATGACACCGGGATTATCTCGGGTGCGTTACCTTACATGACTTCGCCACCCGATCAGGGTGGTTTGGGACTGAACTCATTCACAGAAGGGCTCGTCGCCTCTTCGCTGGTGTTCGGTGCCGCTATCGGCTCTTTCCTCAGTGGTTTCTTCTCGGACCGTTTTGGCCGTCGCATTACCCTTCGCACCCTGGCGGTCATTTTTGTACTGGGTTCGCTCGGTACGGCACTGGCACCTTCCGTTAATGTGATGGTGGCCATGCGCTTCCTGCTGGGAATTGCTGTCGGCGGTGGCTCTTCAACCGTGCCGGTGTTTATTGCCGAAATTGCCGGGCCACGTCTGCGTGCGCCGCTGGTGAGCCGCAATGAGCTGATGATCGTCACCGGCCAGCTCATTGCCTATGTCGCCAGTACGCTACTGAGCTATCTGCTACATGATGAGCACCTGTGGCGCTACATGCTGGCGATCGCGATGGTGCCTGGTTTCCTGCTGTTTATCGGCACCTTCTTCGTTCCGGCTTCACCACACTGGCTGGTGGCGGAAGGGCGTCTGAAAGAGGCGAAAAAGATTCTGAAGTATCTGCGTGAAACGCCGCGTGAGGTGCGTCATGAGATGGCACAGATGAAGAAGCAGGCCAGGGCAGCGGAACGCGGGCCGGATGCGAAAACCCTGATTCGTGAGAAGTGGGTTATCCGCCTGATGATTATTGGTGTCGGACTCGGCTTTGTTGCGCAGTTTACCGGCGTTAATGGCTTCATGTATTACACGCCGATCATCCTTAAACAGACCGGACTTGGCACCAGCGCGTCGATTGCCGCGACCATTGGTAACGGCGTGGTTTCAGTGGTGGCAGCGATTGTCGGCATCTGGGCTGTCAGTCGCTTCCCGCGCCGGGCGATGCTGATCACCGGCCTGTGTCTGGTGGTCGCTTCGCAGATTATGCTGGGCAGCGTGATGACCTTTATCGCTCCCAGCCTGATGCAGAGTTACCTCGCCCTGGGCTGTATTCTGCTGTTCCTGTTCTGTATGCAGATGTGCATCTCGCCGGTCTACTGGCTGATGATGTCGGAGCTGTTCCCGATGCAATTGCGTGGTGTTTTAACCGGGAGCGCCGTCTCACTACAGTGGATTTTCAATGCTGTGGTCGCGTTCGGTTTTCCTCCGATCATGGAGTATGCCGGCAGCACGACCTTCTTTATCTTTGCTGCGATTAACGTCGGCTCGCTGATCTTCGTGATGGCGATGGTGCCCGAGACGCGCGGTAAAAGTCTGGAAGAGATTGAGTCACACATGAAAGAGAAGTTTGGTGAAAAGCCGAAGGAGGCTGAAGCCTGCTAA
- the pagP gene encoding lipid IV(A) palmitoyltransferase PagP produces MNISNSVAVAAALLIATPLHAENAPVSSWWNNFTNDVAQTWNAPQHTDLYLPFISWHARFMYDKEKTDNYNENPWGGGLGVSRYSDSGNWSALYAMAFKDSHNEWQPIVGYGWEKGWYPGSGQDFRLGAGLTAGITAREDFGNYIPLPIILPLFSAGYKAVNVQFTYIPGTYNNGNVLFAWFRYAF; encoded by the coding sequence ATGAATATATCAAACTCTGTGGCAGTGGCTGCTGCACTGCTGATTGCCACGCCACTGCATGCTGAAAATGCGCCGGTTTCATCCTGGTGGAATAATTTCACTAACGATGTTGCACAAACCTGGAACGCGCCTCAGCACACCGATCTCTATCTGCCGTTTATTAGCTGGCACGCCCGCTTTATGTATGACAAAGAAAAAACCGATAACTATAATGAGAATCCCTGGGGCGGCGGTCTGGGTGTTTCCCGCTATAGCGACAGCGGCAACTGGAGTGCGCTTTATGCGATGGCGTTTAAAGATTCGCACAATGAGTGGCAGCCCATTGTCGGTTATGGATGGGAGAAGGGATGGTATCCGGGCTCCGGTCAGGACTTCCGGCTTGGTGCCGGATTAACAGCGGGTATCACCGCGCGTGAAGACTTTGGCAACTATATTCCGCTGCCGATTATTTTGCCGCTGTTCTCTGCCGGTTATAAAGCGGTGAATGTCCAGTTCACTTATATCCCCGGCACTTACAATAATGGCAACGTGCTGTTCGCGTGGTTTCGCTATGCCTTTTAA
- a CDS encoding alpha/beta hydrolase, giving the protein MTRKLKTVTRRLWRLTLVVGLVLLLLLIIRIYEAERGPELHRWHTWIPHELTAELLDKGGYSDYLNAENHLFDEMKQQVTDKLDADEKTPLNRYFSGSLIYPGHFAQDWNRSYILRPAGTPRGAVVLLHGLTDSPYSLRHIAETYRQQGYVAVAIRLPGHGTVPAGLTDVDWQDWMAATRLAVREATRLAGTRTPLHLVGFSNGGALAVKYALDSLGDATLRRPQQLILLSPMIGVTRFARFAGLAGLPSVFPAFSKTAWLNIVPEFNPFKYNSFPVHAARQTYLLTQALQKEIQHYARNQQLSGFPPVLTFQSVMDSTVSTPSVIRSLYNYLPENGSELVLFDINQAVSVSPLFRHSSYTAVNQLLPAARRHYSSTVITNAAATSLEMVTKSVPAGEIKERIQPLAILYPAGLYSLSHVAIPFPAEDGLYGSAPAKKNEFGISFGTLSLRGESAVLIVGLDSIMRATSNPFYPYMINRIDHHIGCSDKPQLATCLNSF; this is encoded by the coding sequence ATGACCCGGAAGTTGAAAACTGTCACGCGCAGACTCTGGCGTTTAACGCTTGTCGTGGGTTTGGTGTTACTGCTGCTACTGATCATTCGCATCTATGAGGCGGAACGTGGCCCGGAATTACATCGCTGGCACACCTGGATCCCGCATGAGCTGACAGCTGAACTGCTCGATAAAGGGGGTTACTCCGATTATCTTAATGCTGAAAATCATCTTTTTGATGAGATGAAGCAGCAGGTCACTGACAAACTGGATGCGGATGAGAAAACCCCGCTCAACCGATATTTCTCCGGCAGCCTGATCTATCCGGGTCATTTTGCGCAGGACTGGAACCGTTCCTATATTCTGCGTCCGGCGGGCACGCCGCGTGGTGCAGTCGTTTTACTGCATGGTCTGACCGACAGCCCTTACAGCCTGCGTCATATCGCAGAAACCTATCGCCAGCAGGGTTATGTGGCCGTAGCAATCAGGTTACCGGGTCACGGCACGGTGCCTGCGGGCCTGACCGATGTGGACTGGCAGGACTGGATGGCGGCTACACGCCTGGCGGTGCGCGAAGCAACCCGACTTGCGGGCACCCGGACACCGCTGCATCTGGTGGGATTCTCCAACGGCGGGGCGCTGGCGGTAAAATATGCGCTCGACAGCCTGGGCGACGCCACGTTGCGTCGTCCGCAGCAGCTGATTCTGTTATCACCGATGATCGGTGTTACCCGTTTTGCGCGGTTTGCCGGGCTTGCCGGACTGCCCTCTGTTTTTCCGGCCTTTTCGAAAACAGCCTGGCTGAATATCGTGCCGGAGTTTAATCCGTTTAAATATAACTCTTTTCCGGTGCACGCTGCCCGGCAGACCTATCTGCTGACGCAGGCGCTACAGAAAGAGATCCAGCACTACGCGCGTAATCAGCAGTTATCCGGCTTCCCGCCAGTACTGACCTTTCAGTCGGTCATGGACTCTACTGTCAGCACGCCGTCGGTAATTCGCTCGTTATACAATTATCTGCCAGAAAACGGCAGTGAGCTGGTGCTGTTTGATATCAATCAGGCCGTCAGCGTCAGCCCGTTATTCCGTCACTCCTCTTACACGGCAGTGAATCAGCTCTTGCCCGCGGCCCGTCGGCATTATTCTTCCACGGTGATCACCAATGCTGCCGCCACGTCGCTGGAAATGGTGACCAAAAGCGTGCCTGCCGGTGAGATTAAGGAGCGAATCCAGCCACTGGCCATCCTCTATCCGGCCGGGCTTTACTCGCTGTCGCACGTGGCGATCCCGTTCCCGGCTGAGGATGGTCTCTACGGCAGTGCACCTGCGAAGAAGAATGAGTTTGGTATCAGTTTTGGTACGTTGTCACTGCGTGGCGAGAGTGCGGTGCTGATTGTGGGACTGGACTCAATTATGCGCGCGACCTCTAACCCGTTTTATCCTTACATGATTAACAGAATCGATCACCACATCGGTTGCAGTGACAAGCCGCAACTGGCGACCTGCCTCAACAGTTTCTGA
- a CDS encoding aldo/keto reductase family oxidoreductase, producing the protein MSDITMTYPLGDREVNRLGYGAMQLAGPGVFGPVKDEARAIQVLRDAIAAGVNHIDTSDFYGPHETNQLIKKALHPYPQDLIIVTKVGARRDAKGGWLAAMEPEALTQAVEDNLRNLGLDVIEVVNLRSMLHPAKPKEGSLAPQLEALLSLQARGLIRHIGLSNVTTTQIAEAQAMTPIVCVQNMYNLAHRQDDELVDQLAQQGIAYVPFFPLGGFSPLQSDQLNDVAASLNATPMQVALAWLLRRSPNILLIPGTSSPEHLKENLASGSLHLSDEVMEKLNAI; encoded by the coding sequence ATGTCAGATATCACCATGACTTATCCGTTAGGCGATCGTGAAGTTAACCGTCTCGGCTACGGCGCAATGCAACTGGCCGGGCCAGGTGTGTTCGGGCCGGTAAAAGATGAAGCCCGGGCAATTCAGGTTTTGCGCGACGCCATCGCGGCTGGCGTCAATCATATCGACACCAGCGACTTTTATGGCCCGCACGAAACCAATCAGTTAATCAAAAAGGCGCTCCATCCTTATCCACAGGATCTGATAATTGTGACAAAAGTGGGTGCCCGCCGCGATGCAAAAGGCGGCTGGCTGGCGGCGATGGAACCTGAAGCGCTGACTCAGGCGGTGGAAGATAATCTGCGCAATCTGGGGCTGGACGTGATTGAAGTGGTGAACCTGCGCAGTATGCTGCATCCGGCGAAGCCCAAAGAGGGCTCTCTGGCACCCCAGCTCGAGGCGCTGCTGTCATTACAGGCGCGGGGGCTGATTCGGCATATTGGCCTGAGCAACGTCACCACCACGCAGATCGCTGAAGCCCAGGCGATGACGCCCATTGTCTGCGTGCAGAATATGTATAACCTTGCGCATCGACAGGATGATGAGCTGGTGGATCAGCTGGCGCAGCAGGGCATCGCTTACGTGCCGTTTTTCCCGCTGGGCGGGTTCTCTCCATTACAGTCGGATCAGCTTAATGACGTTGCTGCGTCCCTGAATGCGACGCCGATGCAGGTCGCGCTGGCATGGCTGCTGAGGCGCTCGCCCAATATTCTGTTGATTCCCGGCACCTCCTCACCGGAACACCTCAAAGAGAATCTGGCCAGTGGCAGCCTGCACCTGTCAGATGAGGTCATGGAAAAGCTGAACGCGATATAA
- a CDS encoding LysR family transcriptional regulator translates to MAIDMALLDAVVAVAKSGGFREAARITGSNASRLSDAVRRAEQQLGIRLFHRTTRTVVLTEAGRALMERLLPAMNEVNAALDAVNRYRNTPGGTLRLNVPVSATRLVLPGLVPEFLRRYPDIRLEIVAESSVQDVFRDGCDAGIRYDERLEQDMVAMPIGPRQQRFALAASPAYLAEYGRPDHPRDLIHHRCLRGRYASGIMADWTFCCDGEEISVETRGPLVVTVGGAMDLAVEAAIAGSGVIYLFDEWLRPALDSGQLEPLLQPWWLTFSGPLLYYNDRRLIPAPLQAFIDFVRETNAREKPVSYTS, encoded by the coding sequence ATGGCGATCGATATGGCGCTGCTGGATGCTGTCGTGGCAGTGGCGAAATCCGGAGGATTCCGGGAAGCCGCGCGTATTACAGGCAGCAACGCGTCACGCCTGAGCGATGCGGTGCGGCGGGCAGAACAGCAACTGGGTATCCGACTGTTTCACCGGACGACACGCACGGTAGTACTGACTGAAGCGGGCAGGGCACTGATGGAACGTCTGTTGCCCGCCATGAATGAAGTTAATGCCGCGCTGGATGCGGTGAATCGCTATCGCAACACGCCTGGCGGCACGCTAAGGCTGAATGTCCCGGTCAGTGCCACCCGGCTGGTATTGCCCGGGCTGGTGCCGGAATTTCTGCGGCGTTATCCTGATATCCGGCTGGAAATCGTGGCTGAGAGCAGCGTGCAGGATGTCTTTCGTGACGGCTGCGACGCCGGAATTCGGTATGATGAGCGGCTGGAGCAGGATATGGTGGCGATGCCCATTGGCCCCCGGCAGCAGCGGTTCGCGCTGGCCGCGTCTCCGGCTTATCTTGCGGAATATGGCCGACCCGATCACCCGCGCGATCTGATCCATCATCGCTGTCTGCGTGGCCGTTATGCCAGCGGCATCATGGCTGACTGGACATTCTGCTGCGACGGAGAAGAGATCAGCGTTGAAACCCGCGGGCCGCTGGTGGTGACCGTCGGCGGGGCAATGGATCTGGCTGTAGAGGCCGCGATTGCCGGAAGCGGGGTGATCTATCTGTTTGATGAGTGGCTCAGACCGGCCCTGGACAGCGGCCAGCTGGAACCGCTGCTGCAACCCTGGTGGCTGACCTTTTCCGGCCCGTTGCTTTACTACAACGATCGCCGTCTGATTCCGGCTCCGCTTCAGGCTTTTATCGATTTTGTGCGCGAAACAAACGCGCGCGAAAAACCTGTCAGCTATACCAGCTGA